TTGCTGAAGCTGTCGGTGTTTCTTCTATGGCGATTCGTTACTATGAGTCAAATATTTGGCAGCCAGGAACAAAAACTATCGCTAAACTTGCTGCTTTTTTTGGAATTAGCGTAGAACAGCTTGCAGCATCTCCAGTATTTCTTTATGACGATGAGCATGCAGAGATTTTTCTTGTGCGTAATATGGGCAAAGGACATATTCAAATTATTGACAAGATATCTTCAAAGCAGTTTGGATTAAAGCAAAAGGAAGGCGAATAATATGTTGCGACAATTGATACATGCAGGCGGAATGCTTCTTGTTCTGACCGTGTTATGTGGAGTGCTCTATCCATTGTCTATGGTTGGTTTGGCCCAAGTTGTATTTCCGTTTCAAGCTAACGGTTCAATTATCATGCAGGGAGAAACTCCGATTGGTTCAAGCTTGTTAGGTCAGTCTTTTGGAGATGAAAAATATTTTCATGGACGTCCTTCCCTTGCAGGCGATGATGGATATGATGCAAATGGTTCGGCAGGATCTAACTTAGGACCGACCAACAAAAAACTTATTGATACCATAGCGGATAATGTGAAAAAAGCCCGCGAAGACAATGGGTTAGCTGAAGATGAACCGATTCCATCAGATTTGGCGATGGCTTCCGGCAGTGGCTTGGATCCAGATATTACTCCGGCTGCCGCGCTGCTCCAAGCAGAACGAGTGGCTAAAGCAAGAACGCTGGAAGTAGGGACGGTTGAAAAGTTAATCATAAGCCAAATCAAGGAACGTCAGTGGGGTATATTGGGCGAAGAACGAGTAAATGTGTTAGCGCTTAATTTGGCGTTGGATAAGCTTGCAATAGATAATTCAAGATAGCTTTAAAGTTTAGGCAGGTGAAAAGTATGCAGCATAATTGCATTCGAATCTTGGGGATTGACAATGATCCCGCTATCAGCAGACTGTTAAAAAGAACATTTAACGCGCAAAACATTGCGTTTGAATATGCAAAGACAGGAAAATGCGGTTTGCAAAAGCTGGATACTTTTCACCCTGAACTTATCCTTCTAGATATAGATTTAAAAGATATAACCGGCAAAGAATTGATTCAAAAAATTCTTTGCCAAGTTTCAACGCCAGTGGTGGTGCTTACGGAAAATAACCAAGAGAGTAAAATAGTCGAATTTCTAAACCTTGGAGCTAATGACTATATAACAAAGCCCTTTAATCCGAACGATTTAGTAGCTAAGATTCGCGCTATATGGAGGCGGGAAGTGCTACAAAGGCAAGATATGATTTACTGTGGCGGCTTGACAATTGATTTGATGAAAAACCAAGTGATGCTTGGTGGTAAAGCAATTAATTTATCTTCTACTGAGTGGGTTTTATTAAAAGAATTGGCAAGGGCAAACGGAGAGCCGCTTTCGTATGAGGAGCTTACGCTACGTCTAAAAAAGAGAGTTGGCAAAAGAGTTTCTTCTCAAATTAATGCGCGATATATTCGGCAATACGTTGCTTTCATTCGAAAGAAATTAGATGATAGTGCAAGTTCACCACGGTATATTTTTACCGAATACAATTTTGGCTATCGCTTAAATGCTGAATAAAATCATAGGATGTGATGAAGGAACATCATGATCTTTTTAAAGCTTATTGCACTGAATGTAGTTGTGATTTGTGCATTTGAGCTATTAATTTATGTGCGAAAAAGAAAAGAAAATTGTGAGCTGTGGAGTATCGGGATCGTTGTTATAGCGATTAGTTTGGGTGCAGTGGTATATCAAATAATGAGCTGATATTTGAAAAGATTAAAATAAAAATCGTAACAGAGTTGTGGTGTTGGAAAATAACAGTAAGACATATATGGAAGTGACCTGGGAGCTATTGCTTTTCTCTTTTATGCGGTTGGCTTTTTGCGAATACTGCGGAGGCTTCTTTTTAGTAAGCGATGTGGTATAATGAATTTTACATTGACATAAAGGAGATGAATAAAATGGCAAATCCTGTCATTTCAAAAGTAAAAGAGCTTCACAGTTATAGCGGCGAAACGGCCACCTATGCAGGGGTGGCGGTAAAGAGTTTTTCGCTGGTTGGTATTGCTCTCGTTTCGGCGGCGGCTACTTGGTCTATGGGCTATGCAACGCCCGTTACGGCCACGGTAACGGCTATCATGGGTCTGGTCACTGCGTTTGCGATTAGCTTTCGTCCGCATTGGGCCGGCTTTCTCTCGCCGCTCTACGCCATTCTGGAAGGCATGTTCTTGGCGTCCATATCCGCCATGT
This genomic window from uncultured Anaeromusa sp. contains:
- a CDS encoding helix-turn-helix transcriptional regulator, which produces MLGDNLRVCRLENLLTPEQVAEAVGVSSMAIRYYESNIWQPGTKTIAKLAAFFGISVEQLAASPVFLYDDEHAEIFLVRNMGKGHIQIIDKISSKQFGLKQKEGE
- the kdpC gene encoding potassium-transporting ATPase subunit KdpC; the protein is MLRQLIHAGGMLLVLTVLCGVLYPLSMVGLAQVVFPFQANGSIIMQGETPIGSSLLGQSFGDEKYFHGRPSLAGDDGYDANGSAGSNLGPTNKKLIDTIADNVKKAREDNGLAEDEPIPSDLAMASGSGLDPDITPAAALLQAERVAKARTLEVGTVEKLIISQIKERQWGILGEERVNVLALNLALDKLAIDNSR
- a CDS encoding response regulator transcription factor, which codes for MQHNCIRILGIDNDPAISRLLKRTFNAQNIAFEYAKTGKCGLQKLDTFHPELILLDIDLKDITGKELIQKILCQVSTPVVVLTENNQESKIVEFLNLGANDYITKPFNPNDLVAKIRAIWRREVLQRQDMIYCGGLTIDLMKNQVMLGGKAINLSSTEWVLLKELARANGEPLSYEELTLRLKKRVGKRVSSQINARYIRQYVAFIRKKLDDSASSPRYIFTEYNFGYRLNAE